The proteins below come from a single Tenuifilum thalassicum genomic window:
- a CDS encoding 3-deoxy-D-manno-octulosonic acid transferase, translating into MVFLYNLSIRLYQLLVNFASLFNTKAKLFRIGRKNIWEKISKQIDPANPPIWIHCSSLGEFEQGRPVIEAIKQKDPNKKILLTFFSPSGYEVRKNYPGADYIFYLPLDTKRNAKRFINLINPQMAIFVKYEFWYHYLNVLKQRNISTYLVSGIFRSNQIFFKPYGKWYRNFLKAFSTFFVQNNTSKALLESIGYSNVVVTGDTRYDRVSKIASEAKDIPLVKIFAEGHKVLVAGSTWPKDEEIILPLAKEIPDLKIIVVPHEIEESHIQEIIRKSPTPPVRFTDSDFNNAKESNILIVDTIGLLSSIYQYATVAYIGGGFGAGIHNTLEAAVYGVPVIFGPNYNKFQEAKDLIDKKAGFSIKSYNEFKNLLNSLLSHKNTYQLAANQAKELVNSGVGATQKIIELIF; encoded by the coding sequence ATGGTGTTTCTTTACAACCTGTCGATCAGATTATATCAACTCTTAGTAAACTTCGCTTCTCTTTTTAACACCAAAGCAAAGCTTTTTCGCATAGGACGAAAAAACATTTGGGAAAAAATCAGCAAACAAATCGACCCTGCAAATCCACCTATTTGGATACATTGCTCCTCCTTAGGCGAGTTTGAACAAGGACGACCTGTAATTGAAGCAATCAAGCAAAAAGACCCAAACAAAAAAATTTTACTCACCTTCTTTTCACCATCAGGCTATGAGGTAAGGAAAAACTATCCAGGGGCCGATTATATCTTTTATTTACCCCTCGATACCAAAAGAAATGCTAAGCGATTTATCAATTTGATAAATCCACAAATGGCGATATTTGTCAAGTATGAATTCTGGTACCACTACCTTAACGTGCTAAAGCAACGAAACATTTCAACCTACTTAGTATCCGGCATATTTAGGTCAAATCAGATTTTCTTTAAACCCTATGGCAAGTGGTACAGAAATTTTCTTAAGGCGTTCTCCACCTTTTTCGTTCAAAACAACACATCCAAAGCCTTACTAGAAAGTATTGGTTATAGCAATGTTGTTGTTACAGGCGATACACGATATGATAGGGTTTCTAAAATAGCTTCAGAAGCAAAAGACATTCCACTAGTTAAAATATTTGCTGAAGGACATAAAGTACTAGTTGCTGGCAGCACATGGCCCAAAGACGAGGAAATCATTTTGCCACTAGCAAAAGAAATCCCCGACCTAAAAATTATTGTAGTACCACACGAGATTGAAGAATCGCACATTCAAGAAATAATACGCAAATCCCCTACTCCTCCTGTTCGTTTCACCGATTCAGACTTTAACAATGCTAAGGAATCAAACATTCTTATTGTTGATACCATAGGCCTACTATCTTCCATATACCAGTATGCTACTGTGGCATACATTGGGGGCGGATTTGGTGCAGGCATTCACAACACTCTGGAAGCCGCAGTTTATGGCGTTCCAGTAATTTTTGGTCCAAACTACAATAAATTCCAAGAAGCCAAAGATTTAATAGATAAAAAAGCAGGATTTTCTATTAAATCGTACAATGAGTTTAAGAATTTACTAAATTCCCTCCTATCTCACAAAAACACCTACCAACTAGCTGCAAATCAAGCAAAAGAATTAGTAAATTCGGGTGTTGGTGCTACTCAAAAAATCATTGAATTAATCTTTTAG
- a CDS encoding choice-of-anchor J domain-containing protein, protein MKKIFAFLFGATLLWSCNPLEDTYKQLDDAQEPYKESIEYTLVDADYATASNAALKDATTKDDSTLAKAIKSNLAFNSRFPGKDYIPAILANNFPALSKGSSAKITYNEFAALPSYFADLSSIYTLTTSDYKKLWGSNTLYVEAFTPTVNVEDSLPVLLDKIFPDDSDGKYRFIAYNYSAEEAYTTGGLLQKVKFDFEEGTAYDPVANAWINKDLIGTKTWDYRSYSGNLYAQMSSYNSGEQNDVWLIRKFDKLDTIANPMLTFKVKVGFYNADCLHILISDDFDGNEANIATATWTDITSSFTLPQEPTSGYGASFEDAGSFDLSSYKGDTIYVAFQYVGNGTDNSATTTYQIDDVTISDDATILNVDETKKLYTVYSKNSNKWKLASDILILSDADYQELGFTNGYIPTTDAQTYLPIYLKVKFPYTLDGEVKNVAFRNDKDDVSSATVLQFNKVNGEWTINDFLDTHSDQFFNDGTKWFFDPTIHLTLGASDYQLLVDWVYNNLDRSYGSSYGNDEFYFGASAYYSNFDLRLSKRTQYNIPGFEGLTEEEQIALTWERLEEGLTILLSEKYPDATSEVAGFPVYYWVYFKTFENDFNNYYYVGIFQKTKDTHPFFERKKDIEDEMVNQGKLTSEDVSWNR, encoded by the coding sequence ATGAAAAAGATATTTGCTTTTCTATTTGGAGCCACGCTGCTTTGGTCGTGTAACCCTCTGGAGGATACCTATAAGCAGCTCGACGATGCCCAAGAACCCTACAAGGAGTCGATTGAGTACACACTTGTAGATGCTGATTATGCCACAGCCAGTAATGCCGCACTAAAAGATGCTACTACAAAAGATGATAGCACTCTTGCAAAAGCCATTAAATCAAATTTGGCTTTCAACAGTCGTTTTCCTGGTAAAGATTACATACCCGCAATTCTAGCTAATAACTTCCCCGCATTAAGCAAAGGCTCCTCAGCAAAAATTACCTATAATGAGTTTGCGGCTCTCCCTTCCTACTTTGCCGACTTATCATCGATATATACCTTAACTACAAGCGATTACAAAAAACTTTGGGGTAGTAATACTCTTTATGTTGAAGCATTTACTCCAACAGTAAATGTTGAGGATAGCCTACCTGTGCTTCTTGATAAAATCTTTCCAGATGACTCTGATGGAAAATATAGGTTTATAGCATATAATTATTCTGCAGAGGAAGCTTACACTACTGGAGGTTTATTACAGAAAGTAAAATTTGATTTTGAAGAGGGCACAGCCTACGATCCTGTTGCCAATGCTTGGATTAATAAGGACTTAATAGGAACAAAGACATGGGATTACAGATCTTATAGTGGGAATCTTTATGCCCAAATGTCGTCGTACAATTCCGGAGAGCAGAATGATGTTTGGCTAATTCGCAAATTTGACAAACTCGATACCATTGCTAACCCCATGTTAACGTTTAAGGTTAAGGTTGGTTTTTACAATGCTGACTGCTTACATATTTTGATCTCTGATGATTTTGATGGTAACGAAGCCAACATTGCTACTGCTACATGGACCGATATCACATCAAGTTTCACGTTACCTCAAGAACCAACAAGTGGTTATGGTGCTTCTTTCGAGGATGCTGGTTCATTTGATTTATCAAGCTATAAAGGAGATACTATTTATGTTGCTTTCCAATATGTTGGTAACGGAACCGACAACTCAGCTACAACCACCTACCAAATTGATGATGTGACAATTTCGGATGATGCAACTATTCTTAATGTTGATGAAACTAAAAAGTTGTACACGGTCTACTCTAAAAATAGCAACAAATGGAAGTTAGCTTCTGATATTCTTATTCTAAGCGATGCAGATTATCAGGAGTTGGGATTTACTAATGGCTATATCCCAACTACTGATGCTCAAACTTACCTCCCAATTTACCTTAAAGTAAAGTTCCCTTATACACTTGATGGTGAGGTTAAAAACGTTGCCTTTAGAAATGATAAAGACGATGTTTCTTCTGCAACTGTTCTCCAATTTAACAAGGTAAATGGCGAGTGGACAATTAACGACTTCCTTGATACACATTCCGATCAGTTCTTCAACGATGGTACAAAATGGTTCTTTGATCCTACAATTCACTTAACACTTGGTGCTTCCGATTATCAACTTCTTGTTGATTGGGTTTACAACAATTTAGATCGCTCTTATGGTAGCAGCTATGGTAACGATGAGTTCTATTTTGGAGCAAGTGCATACTATAGCAACTTCGATCTTCGTTTGTCGAAACGTACACAGTATAATATTCCTGGATTTGAAGGACTAACCGAAGAGGAACAGATTGCTTTGACTTGGGAACGACTCGAAGAGGGCCTAACCATTCTACTCTCTGAGAAATACCCTGATGCTACATCCGAGGTTGCTGGATTCCCTGTTTACTACTGGGTTTACTTTAAGACCTTTGAAAATGATTTCAACAACTACTACTATGTTGGCATCTTCCAGAAAACCAAAGACACTCACCCATTCTTTGAACGCAAAAAAGACATTGAGGATGAGATGGTTAATCAGGGTAAACTTACTTCAGAAGATGTTAGCTGGAACAGGTAA
- a CDS encoding HD domain-containing protein, whose amino-acid sequence MKPTNKKKIVNDPVHGFISISHPLIFDIIEHPYFQRLRNIKQLGLSHLVYPGATHSRFQHSIGAMHLLDLAIETLRSKGHSVSDEEAEATSVAILLHDIGHGPFSHALEHVIANGINHEFLSKCFLTQLNKEFGGKLSLAIDIFEDKYSRHFLHQLISGQLDMDRMDYLKRDSFYTGVSEGVIGSERIIKMLNVIDDNLVVEAKGIYSIEKFLIARRLMYWQVYLHKTVVAAEQILIKLLNRAKDLIKAGDKSICDGPLYLLLSSSLSKSDFLPSDTSNEIPQPLVLFSKIDDADIMVAAKRWVDHPDKVLSRLASSIVNRRLPSIELSNTPFAPNRIDRLDFEFKNKYPNLSNFSDYFVFSDMISLSAYEPGHESIKILNNNEQLIDIAEASDMLNAKALSNETKKFFLCYPKELRGI is encoded by the coding sequence ATGAAACCCACCAATAAAAAGAAAATAGTTAACGACCCTGTTCATGGTTTTATTAGCATTAGCCATCCGCTAATCTTCGATATTATTGAACATCCCTATTTCCAAAGGCTTAGAAATATCAAGCAGCTCGGGCTAAGCCATTTGGTTTATCCTGGAGCTACACACTCCCGATTTCAGCACAGCATTGGTGCAATGCATCTGCTTGATTTAGCAATTGAAACCCTTCGTAGTAAGGGTCACAGTGTTTCCGATGAAGAAGCTGAGGCTACATCGGTTGCCATATTACTTCACGACATTGGGCATGGCCCATTCTCACATGCTCTTGAGCATGTTATTGCGAATGGAATAAACCATGAGTTTCTTAGTAAATGTTTTTTAACCCAGCTAAACAAAGAGTTCGGTGGAAAACTCTCATTAGCCATTGACATTTTTGAAGATAAGTATTCACGCCATTTTCTCCATCAACTTATTTCGGGACAGCTTGATATGGACCGAATGGATTATCTTAAACGTGACAGCTTTTACACAGGAGTCTCCGAAGGCGTTATTGGCTCTGAGCGAATAATTAAGATGCTAAATGTTATTGACGACAACCTTGTGGTTGAGGCAAAAGGCATTTACTCAATTGAAAAGTTTCTTATTGCTCGAAGATTAATGTACTGGCAGGTTTATCTCCATAAAACTGTTGTTGCCGCTGAACAAATTCTAATTAAGCTATTAAACCGTGCTAAAGATCTAATAAAAGCAGGTGACAAATCCATTTGCGATGGACCGCTTTATTTACTTTTAAGCTCTTCACTTAGCAAAAGCGATTTTTTACCCAGTGATACATCTAATGAAATACCTCAACCATTAGTTTTATTTTCAAAGATTGATGATGCCGATATAATGGTTGCAGCTAAAAGATGGGTTGACCACCCCGACAAAGTGCTCTCAAGATTAGCGAGTTCAATTGTGAACAGACGGTTGCCATCTATAGAGCTAAGCAACACTCCTTTCGCTCCCAATCGGATAGACAGACTTGATTTTGAGTTCAAAAACAAGTACCCCAACCTCTCCAATTTTTCAGATTACTTTGTTTTTAGCGACATGATTAGCCTAAGTGCATATGAGCCAGGCCATGAATCAATAAAAATTTTAAACAACAACGAGCAACTAATTGACATTGCAGAGGCCTCTGATATGCTTAATGCCAAAGCTTTATCGAACGAAACAAAAAAATTTTTCCTATGTTATCCTAAAGAGCTTCGAGGCATTTAG
- a CDS encoding bifunctional UDP-3-O-[3-hydroxymyristoyl] N-acetylglucosamine deacetylase/3-hydroxyacyl-ACP dehydratase: MADKQRTINQPVTLKGKGLHTGADVEVSILPAEVNTGIVFQRTDLEGQPKIEAIADHVIDTSRGTTIATKNVKVHTIEHMMAALYGMGIDNAIVQVNGPEMPIMDGSSRYFVEAIEKVGTVEQGAERNYLIIKEKMVYTDEKNNIEIIIYPDDKFSIDVMVDYNSRVLGHQYAKMNSIDEFKEQISPCRTFVFFHELEVLLKHNLIKGGDLENAIVIMEHEVPQEELDRIADLFNKPHIKVKPEGILNNLDLHFDNEPARHKLLDMIGDFALVGARIKGKIIAMRPGHKANTDFAQILRKHYKQERLKPTPPVYDPTKPPVKDINEIMKTLPHRPPFLLIDKIIYLDGTTVVGVKNVTMNEAFFVGHFPGEPVMPGVLQVEAMAQTGGILVLNTVPDPENYLTYFLKIDQVRFKRKVVPGDTIIFKCFLNEPIRRGIANMTGQAFVGDQLVMEGLLMAQITKVKE; encoded by the coding sequence ATGGCAGACAAGCAACGAACAATAAACCAACCCGTTACACTAAAAGGCAAGGGCTTGCACACTGGAGCCGATGTTGAAGTATCTATTCTTCCTGCCGAAGTAAACACAGGTATAGTATTTCAACGTACCGATTTGGAAGGCCAGCCTAAAATAGAAGCCATTGCCGATCATGTTATTGACACCTCAAGAGGAACAACTATAGCAACAAAGAATGTAAAGGTGCATACCATTGAACACATGATGGCTGCACTTTACGGAATGGGTATCGACAATGCAATTGTTCAGGTAAATGGGCCTGAAATGCCCATAATGGATGGTAGTTCACGATATTTTGTTGAAGCTATAGAAAAAGTTGGCACTGTAGAACAAGGCGCCGAGCGCAACTATCTTATCATCAAAGAAAAGATGGTGTATACCGATGAAAAGAATAACATCGAAATCATCATCTATCCCGATGATAAGTTTAGCATTGATGTAATGGTTGATTACAACTCAAGAGTTTTAGGACATCAGTATGCTAAAATGAACTCTATTGATGAGTTCAAAGAACAGATATCGCCTTGTAGAACCTTTGTTTTTTTCCATGAGCTTGAGGTGCTACTAAAACACAACCTTATCAAAGGTGGTGATTTAGAGAATGCCATAGTTATCATGGAACACGAGGTGCCTCAAGAAGAGCTTGACAGGATAGCCGATTTGTTCAACAAACCTCATATTAAGGTTAAACCCGAAGGTATTCTAAATAACCTTGACTTACACTTCGACAACGAACCAGCAAGGCATAAATTGCTCGACATGATTGGTGATTTTGCCCTGGTTGGTGCGAGAATAAAAGGCAAGATAATTGCCATGCGTCCAGGTCATAAAGCCAATACCGATTTTGCTCAAATATTGCGTAAACACTACAAACAAGAACGCCTTAAGCCAACCCCACCAGTTTATGACCCAACCAAGCCCCCTGTAAAGGATATCAATGAAATAATGAAGACATTGCCCCACAGACCTCCTTTCCTTTTAATAGATAAAATTATATACCTGGATGGGACTACAGTGGTTGGCGTAAAAAATGTCACCATGAATGAGGCCTTTTTTGTTGGCCACTTCCCAGGTGAACCTGTGATGCCTGGCGTTTTACAGGTTGAGGCGATGGCTCAAACCGGGGGAATACTCGTTTTAAACACCGTTCCCGATCCTGAAAATTACCTTACCTACTTTCTAAAAATCGACCAGGTTCGATTTAAACGCAAGGTTGTCCCTGGTGACACTATAATATTTAAATGTTTTCTTAACGAACCCATTCGTAGAGGAATTGCAAACATGACAGGTCAGGCATTTGTTGGCGACCAGCTGGTTATGGAAGGATTACTGATGGCACAAATTACAAAAGTTAAAGAATAA
- a CDS encoding DUF1987 domain-containing protein, which yields MQKYELNETATTPYVNFDPDTGVIRIEGRSIPENVIDFYQPILRWIDEYANDPKPETIVHLKFEYFNTSSSKRIFDIMKKFEKLAVDTGKKVTINWYYEEDDEDIYFAGNDYKALINKVDFNLIEIKGS from the coding sequence ATGCAAAAGTATGAGCTTAACGAGACGGCAACTACACCTTACGTGAATTTTGACCCTGATACGGGTGTTATTCGAATCGAAGGTCGTTCCATACCCGAAAATGTTATTGACTTTTACCAACCAATACTAAGGTGGATAGATGAGTATGCAAATGATCCGAAGCCTGAAACTATAGTTCATCTTAAGTTTGAATATTTCAATACCAGTTCGTCTAAGCGCATATTTGATATTATGAAAAAGTTTGAGAAGCTTGCAGTTGATACTGGCAAAAAGGTTACCATTAACTGGTACTATGAAGAAGATGACGAGGATATCTACTTTGCTGGGAACGACTATAAAGCACTAATTAACAAGGTTGATTTTAATTTGATTGAAATAAAAGGATCTTAA
- the lpxA gene encoding acyl-ACP--UDP-N-acetylglucosamine O-acyltransferase — translation MTQHSNSFIHPDAKIGKDVTIGPFSYIAGDVVIGDGTWIGPNVTIMDGARIGKNCRIFPGAVISAIPQDLKFKGEVTTAEIGDNTTIRECATVNRGTASRGKTVVGNNCLLMAYSHIAHDCILKNNIIIGNGTQIAGEVEIDDFAILSAHVLVHQFEKIGAHVMVQGGSKVNKDIPPYIIAAREPLTYAGINLVGLRRRGFSREQIATIQEIYRNLYNKGMNVSQALKYIEENVENTPERQLICEFIKTSKRGIVREYTGSDPEEGIEL, via the coding sequence ATGACACAGCATAGCAACTCATTCATTCATCCCGATGCCAAAATTGGCAAGGATGTAACTATTGGACCATTCTCTTACATTGCAGGCGATGTAGTAATAGGTGATGGTACTTGGATTGGTCCTAACGTAACCATTATGGATGGAGCTCGAATAGGTAAGAATTGTAGAATCTTTCCTGGTGCAGTTATCTCAGCCATCCCTCAGGATTTAAAATTCAAGGGAGAGGTAACTACTGCAGAGATAGGCGATAATACGACTATCAGGGAATGCGCAACGGTTAATCGGGGTACAGCCTCACGTGGGAAAACTGTTGTTGGGAATAATTGCCTTCTAATGGCCTATTCTCACATAGCTCACGATTGCATCCTTAAAAATAATATCATTATAGGCAATGGGACCCAAATTGCTGGCGAAGTAGAAATTGACGACTTTGCAATTTTGAGTGCACATGTATTAGTTCATCAGTTTGAAAAAATTGGTGCCCATGTAATGGTACAAGGTGGCTCCAAAGTTAACAAGGATATACCTCCATACATAATTGCTGCACGTGAACCTCTAACCTACGCTGGAATTAATCTTGTTGGGCTTCGCCGTAGAGGATTCTCGCGCGAACAAATTGCCACTATTCAAGAGATTTACCGAAATCTCTACAATAAGGGAATGAACGTTTCTCAAGCGCTGAAATACATTGAAGAAAACGTTGAAAACACTCCAGAAAGGCAGCTAATTTGCGAATTCATAAAAACCTCTAAACGTGGTATTGTTAGAGAGTACACTGGTTCCGATCCCGAAGAGGGAATTGAACTCTAA
- a CDS encoding TonB-dependent receptor: MRRKNWVLSLILFLAPIWALGQGVIKGVVVDSNSGSPLIGAAVVIEGTTIGLSTNVDGSFALKVPEGKHTLKFSYVGYLDLEMPVDVSGELNLGTIKLEPSSVDIDEVLVTASFVRDRTTPVAVSTIEPKIIIEKLSNKEFPEILRITPSVYATRQGGGFGDSRIYLRGFDSNNIGVLINGIPVNDMESGKVYWSNWAGLSDVTSNQQVQRGLGASKLALSSVGGTINIITKSTDAKQGGSVYYGMGNDGYTKQNFTVSTGLLDNGWAVTVSGGYTKGDGYIQATNFEGYSYFVNISKKINEKHTVTFNAFGAPQWHNQRSNKHLIQEYRDNPNGIKWNSDFGYRNGKIYTSAYAYNFYHKPQMSLNHYWKIDESSMLVTNLYASLATGGGRRVYGLNANWLNRQYPSGLPYDNTALTAEGYYDYDWVIQQNAASLNGSTCIIANAVNDHQWYGALSTYTKNIDDLKITAGFDGRFYNGVHAYKVEDLLGGKYFLDSKDINRPANQPLYKGDYINYHNLGQVLWLGLFAQGEYVTDQYSGFLSMAVADNMFRRIDYFQYEPGNRTTPWYDFFPWNVKAGFNYKVYGEHNVFVNGGYIKRAPTFRNAFPNYTNEFNNDVKYESIITAELGYNYTAKIFSVKVNLFRTQWNDRGLVKSLAGQTANITGINALHQGVEVEGVVKPISKLDIRAMFSWGDYVWSDNVNFTLFDQNQQAIGTYNAYIKNVHVGNSAQVTAALSVNYEVLPKLKIGADVSWYAKNYADFDPTKRTSPESQVDAWRMPNYYIIDLDANYRFKIGNLNASVYGNVNNLLNTEYIADATDGSLHDAMTSYVFFGFGRTWSTGLRINF; encoded by the coding sequence ATGAGAAGAAAAAATTGGGTTCTATCATTAATCCTTTTCCTCGCCCCTATCTGGGCACTCGGACAGGGAGTAATTAAGGGAGTAGTTGTCGACTCAAATAGTGGCTCTCCCCTAATTGGTGCAGCGGTTGTGATTGAAGGCACAACCATTGGATTATCTACAAATGTTGACGGATCGTTTGCACTCAAGGTTCCAGAAGGCAAACACACTCTAAAATTTAGTTATGTAGGCTACTTAGACCTAGAAATGCCTGTTGATGTTTCTGGAGAGCTCAACTTAGGCACAATCAAACTTGAGCCTAGTTCTGTAGATATTGACGAAGTTCTTGTTACTGCATCGTTTGTACGCGATCGCACAACACCAGTTGCGGTATCTACAATTGAACCTAAAATCATTATTGAAAAGCTTAGTAACAAAGAGTTCCCCGAAATTCTAAGAATTACACCTTCGGTTTACGCAACCCGCCAAGGTGGTGGCTTTGGCGATTCCCGAATATATCTACGTGGATTTGATTCAAACAACATTGGAGTACTTATAAACGGTATTCCCGTAAACGATATGGAGAGCGGAAAAGTTTACTGGAGTAACTGGGCTGGACTTTCCGATGTAACTTCCAATCAGCAGGTACAGCGTGGACTTGGAGCTTCAAAGCTTGCCCTTTCTTCAGTTGGTGGTACTATTAACATTATCACCAAATCAACCGATGCTAAGCAAGGCGGTTCTGTTTACTATGGTATGGGTAACGATGGGTATACCAAGCAAAACTTTACCGTTTCTACTGGTTTACTCGACAATGGCTGGGCTGTAACTGTTTCGGGTGGTTACACTAAAGGTGATGGTTACATTCAAGCTACAAACTTTGAAGGTTACTCATACTTTGTAAATATCTCCAAAAAAATTAACGAAAAGCACACGGTTACCTTCAACGCATTTGGTGCACCTCAATGGCACAACCAACGTTCAAATAAGCACTTAATACAAGAATATAGAGATAACCCCAATGGCATAAAATGGAACTCCGACTTTGGTTACAGAAATGGTAAAATCTACACATCAGCCTATGCCTATAACTTCTACCACAAACCACAAATGTCGCTAAACCATTACTGGAAAATAGATGAGAGCTCTATGCTTGTAACCAATTTATACGCATCTTTAGCAACAGGTGGCGGACGTAGGGTTTATGGGCTAAATGCAAACTGGCTGAATAGACAATACCCATCGGGCTTACCCTATGATAATACCGCCCTTACAGCAGAGGGCTACTACGACTATGATTGGGTTATTCAGCAAAATGCCGCTTCTCTTAATGGTTCAACCTGTATTATTGCCAATGCAGTTAACGACCATCAGTGGTACGGTGCCCTATCAACCTACACCAAAAATATTGACGACCTAAAAATAACTGCAGGTTTTGATGGCCGTTTCTATAATGGTGTTCACGCCTATAAGGTTGAAGACCTGCTCGGCGGAAAATACTTCCTGGATTCTAAAGATATTAACCGTCCTGCAAATCAACCCCTATATAAGGGCGATTACATTAACTATCATAACCTTGGTCAAGTTCTTTGGTTAGGCCTCTTTGCACAAGGCGAATACGTTACCGACCAATACTCAGGTTTTCTATCCATGGCTGTTGCCGACAACATGTTCCGTAGGATAGACTACTTCCAATACGAACCCGGAAACAGAACAACTCCCTGGTACGACTTTTTCCCTTGGAATGTAAAGGCAGGTTTCAACTACAAGGTTTATGGCGAGCATAACGTATTTGTTAACGGTGGTTACATTAAGCGCGCTCCTACGTTCCGCAATGCATTCCCTAACTATACCAATGAATTTAATAATGATGTCAAGTACGAAAGCATAATCACAGCTGAATTAGGCTACAACTATACTGCTAAAATATTTAGCGTGAAGGTTAACCTATTCAGAACACAATGGAACGATAGAGGCCTAGTAAAGAGTCTTGCTGGACAAACTGCCAACATCACTGGTATTAACGCTTTACACCAGGGTGTTGAGGTTGAAGGTGTAGTTAAACCTATTTCTAAACTCGATATCAGAGCTATGTTCTCCTGGGGCGACTACGTATGGTCCGATAATGTTAACTTTACATTATTTGACCAAAACCAACAAGCAATTGGTACCTACAATGCCTACATAAAGAATGTACATGTAGGGAACTCTGCCCAGGTTACTGCTGCCCTTTCAGTAAACTACGAGGTGCTACCTAAACTAAAAATAGGTGCCGATGTTAGCTGGTATGCTAAAAACTATGCCGATTTTGACCCAACAAAACGCACATCACCTGAAAGTCAAGTAGATGCCTGGAGAATGCCAAACTACTACATTATTGACTTAGATGCCAACTATCGTTTTAAAATTGGCAATCTTAATGCATCTGTTTATGGCAACGTTAACAACCTCTTAAACACTGAGTATATTGCCGATGCTACCGATGGCTCACTACATGATGCAATGACTTCTTATGTTTTCTTTGGTTTTGGTAGAACTTGGTCAACCGGTTTAAGAATTAACTTTTAA
- the lpxD gene encoding UDP-3-O-(3-hydroxymyristoyl)glucosamine N-acyltransferase, which produces MEFTAQIIANYLGGTIDGDPDVKVTTVAKIEEGFPGALSFLANPKYEPYIYTTKSSIVLVNDDFVAEQPITTTLIRVKNAYEAFASLLDLYAQSKQPKSGIEQPSYIHESAKIGADAYIGAFSYIAEGVSIGDNVKIYPQVYIGPNVKIGNNVTLYPGVVIYEECIIGNSCMVHSGAIIGADGFGFASGADTNYKKIPQIGNVIVEDYVEIGANATIDRATMGSTILRKGVKIDDHVHIAHNVEIGENTVMAAQTGVAGSTKVGKNCMFGGQVGVSPHVKVADEVKVGAQSGISGDIRKPGTILLGSPAIEISKERRSSAVYRNLPELMKKVSELERTVQELLQKLDNK; this is translated from the coding sequence ATGGAATTTACAGCACAGATAATTGCAAATTACTTAGGCGGAACTATTGATGGTGACCCTGATGTTAAGGTAACTACCGTAGCAAAAATTGAAGAAGGATTCCCTGGAGCATTGTCGTTTCTAGCTAATCCTAAGTACGAACCCTATATTTATACAACCAAATCATCAATAGTACTTGTTAACGATGATTTTGTTGCAGAACAGCCTATTACCACCACCCTTATTAGGGTGAAAAATGCATACGAAGCTTTTGCTTCACTTCTCGACTTATATGCCCAATCAAAGCAACCCAAAAGCGGCATAGAGCAACCATCGTACATCCATGAATCGGCCAAAATTGGCGCTGATGCATACATTGGTGCTTTCTCATATATTGCCGAGGGTGTTTCAATTGGCGATAACGTAAAAATTTATCCGCAGGTTTACATAGGACCTAATGTTAAAATTGGCAACAACGTTACTCTATATCCAGGAGTTGTTATTTACGAAGAGTGCATCATTGGTAATAGCTGCATGGTACATAGTGGTGCCATAATTGGAGCCGATGGATTTGGATTTGCCTCTGGTGCCGACACTAACTATAAAAAGATTCCACAGATTGGGAATGTCATTGTAGAGGACTACGTTGAAATAGGTGCCAATGCAACAATCGACAGGGCAACAATGGGCTCGACCATTTTACGTAAAGGTGTTAAAATTGACGACCACGTACATATTGCCCATAACGTAGAAATTGGAGAGAATACCGTTATGGCAGCACAAACTGGTGTGGCAGGCTCAACCAAAGTGGGTAAAAATTGTATGTTTGGTGGACAGGTGGGAGTTAGCCCACATGTTAAGGTTGCCGATGAGGTTAAAGTTGGCGCACAATCGGGCATTTCTGGTGATATCCGTAAACCAGGAACTATCCTTTTAGGAAGTCCCGCAATAGAAATTAGCAAGGAACGACGTTCCTCTGCTGTTTACAGGAATCTTCCTGAACTAATGAAAAAGGTTTCGGAATTAGAACGTACAGTACAAGAACTATTGCAAAAGTTAGATAACAAATAG